In one window of Arachis ipaensis cultivar K30076 chromosome B06, Araip1.1, whole genome shotgun sequence DNA:
- the LOC107647115 gene encoding uncharacterized protein LOC107647115, whose protein sequence is MERLSTAFELPRDVWLAIAIKVARNSIADLCRFRMTCCVARDVGDDDTVLRMVAIPPPHEMNWLWIRDPVGQRFFERCIGIGHPELLFREALRELYIRRNHAIGWEMLQNAASNGVDAAKYALSMELLIRMDDSEAKKEGLELFRTLEAGDLLPACYSSCFAVLTISWPDEVHMLKKGEEHTVCDSTRCMTRSHMGLLYDHRRKAAERGSVHGVGGADHIRCIRCRADYEVERYVDIPRV, encoded by the coding sequence ATGGAGCGCTTGTCTACTGCCTTTGAACTACCCCGTGACGTTTGGTTAGCCATAGCCATTAAAGTCGCAAGGAACTCCATCGCGGACCTATGCAGGTTCCGTATGACGTGTTGCGTTGCGCGCGATGTAGGTGACGATGATACTGTACTCAGGATGGTTGCCATACCACCCCCGCATGAGATGAATTGGTTGTGGATACGGGACCCTGTAGGGCAAAGATTTTTCGAGAGGTGCATTGGAATTGGTCACCCGGAGCTTCTGTTTCGGGAGGCGCTGCGGGAACTCTACATACGACGTAACCACGCCATCGGATGGGAAATGCTGCAGAATGCAGCAAGCAATGGGGTGGACGCTGCCAAGTACGCACTTTCAATGGAGTTGCTCATCCGAATGGACGACAGCGAGGCCAAAAAAGAAGGTTTGGAACTATTTCGCACGCTCGAAGCGGGTGACTTACTCCCCGCATGTTACTCGAGTTGCTTCGCGGTCCTCACAATTTCTTGGCCGGATGAAGTCCATATGCTGAAAAAGGGAGAAGAACATACGGTCTGTGACTCGACCAGATGCATGACCCGAAGCCATATGGGTCTTCTCTATGACCACCGCCGGAAGGCGGCAGAGCGGGGCTCCGTCCACGGTGTCGGAGGCGCCGACCATATTCGGTGCATTCGCTGTCGTGCCGACTACGAGGTGGAACGATACGTAGACATTCCTAGGGTTTAG
- the LOC107647114 gene encoding F-box protein At2g35280-like yields the protein MAGSSKTTRKEGNVPADHECPLNLLPRDIWVRIATKVASNSIHDLFNMQASCKVFLDAASSEAVYQHVTMRVIPLVSFLFYLDRPERRFIDRCVEAGNADAILRQGLTEYFWIARRGIGMELLSRAWTEGCVEAGYLYAMLLLCDHGKEEEMQMGVEMLESVRTSGDVESCREFFADIFWERWVDERPSNPGDAVACRSTTCTTRGTMACVNDVSCVSCVHCLADYEVRVFLELFRF from the coding sequence ATGGCTGGATCTTCCAAGACAACCAGAAAGGAAGGGAACGTGCCCGCCGATCATGAATGTCCGCTGAATCTTCTTCCTCGCGATATATGGGTGAGGATTGCCACTAAGGTTGCATCGAATTCGATTCATGATCTATTTAACATGCAGGCGAGCTGCAAAGTTTTTCTGGATGCAGCGAGTTCCGAGGCTGTGTACCAACACGTGACGATGCGTGTTATACCGTTAgtgtcctttttattttaccttgaCCGGCCGGAGAGGAGGTTCATCGATCGCTGCGTTGAGGCAGGAAATGCGGATGCTATACTCCGACAGGGTTTGACGGAGTATTTCTGGATTGCCCGCCGTGGCATTGGGATGGAACTGCTTTCTAGGGCCTGGACGGAGGGCTGCGTCGAAGCAGGTTACCTGTATGCGATGTTGCTACTGTGTGATCAcgggaaagaagaagaaatgcaAATGGGTGTTGAAATGTTAGAGTCTGTCCGTACTTCTGGAGACGTCGAAAGCTGCAGGGAGTTCTTCGCGGACATTTTCTGGGAGCGATGGGTTGACGAGAGACCATCGAATCCGGGAGATGCCGTGGCTTGTCGGTCCACCACTTGCACTACCCGTGGCACCATGGCTTGTGTGAATGATGTGTCCTGTGTCTCGTGTGTGCACTGCCTGGCGGATTACGAGGTCAGGGTTTTCCTAGAGTTGTTTAGATTTTAG
- the LOC107604700 gene encoding nascent polypeptide-associated complex subunit alpha-like protein, with the protein MTAQTQEELLAEHLEQQKIHHDEPVVEDDEDDEDDDDEDDEDDDIAEGHEGDVGRSKQTRSEKKSRKAMLKLGMKPVTGVSRVTVKKSKNILFVISKPDVFKSPTSDTYIIFGEAKIEDLSSQLQTQAAEQFKAPNLANAGPKPESSSVAQDDEDVDETGVDPKDIELVMTQAGVSRSRAVKALKAANGDIVAAIMELTT; encoded by the exons ATGACTGCTCAGACCCAAGAAGAGCTTCTAGCTGAGCACCTCGAGCAGCAGAAGATCcat CATGATGAACCTGTAgttgaagatgatgaagatgatgaggatgacgatgatgaagatgacgaggatgatgacaTTGCTGAAG GACATGAAGGTGATGTTGGTAGGTCCAAGCAGACACGGAGTGAAAAGAAGAGTCGCAAGGCAATGCTCAAACTTGGAATGAAACCTGTTACAGGTGTCAGCCGGGTGACAGTGAAAAAGAGCAAGAAT ATCCTATTCGTTATCTCAAAACCAGATGTTTTCAAAAGCCCAACATCCGACACATACATCATATTCGGGGAGGCCAAGATTGAAGACTTGAGCTCACAGCTACAAACTCAGGCAGCAGAGCAGTTCAAGGCCCCCAATTTGGCTAATGCAGGACCGAAACCTGAATCTTCTAGTGTTGCCCAAGATGACGAGGATGTGGATGAGACGGGAGTAGATCCCAAGGACATAGAGTTGGTGATGACTCAAGCTGGAGTGTCAAGATCAAGAGCTGTTAAAGCTCTCAAAGCTGCAAATGGCGATATCGTTGCGGCCATTATGGAGCTAACTACTTGA